Proteins encoded within one genomic window of Haladaptatus sp. QDMS2:
- the trpC gene encoding indole-3-glycerol phosphate synthase, whose protein sequence is MVVRDEVAPEVAAILAAARRRQRATERVSVEPRSLRSAFDAAAAEGRVPILSEVKPTSPTTEGIRADDPAELAREMVAGGASAISVLTEPDHFGGSLDNLRAVREAVDVPVLRKDFILREEQLDGVEADVILLIVRFVSDLDGLLTAARERGFQVLVEVHTEAELEAALDAGADIIGINNRDLTSLSVDLGTFERLAPKVPDDVLCIAESGVSTPEDVARMREAGADGLLIGTAIMDGDVTENTRRLSQL, encoded by the coding sequence ATGGTAGTTAGAGACGAGGTCGCCCCCGAGGTGGCCGCCATCCTCGCCGCCGCCCGCCGCAGGCAACGGGCAACAGAGCGGGTGTCGGTCGAACCGCGGTCGCTCAGGTCGGCGTTCGACGCCGCGGCGGCCGAGGGACGGGTCCCGATACTTTCCGAGGTGAAACCGACGAGCCCGACCACCGAGGGAATCCGAGCGGATGACCCTGCGGAACTCGCCCGCGAGATGGTTGCGGGCGGGGCGAGCGCCATCTCCGTGCTCACGGAACCGGACCACTTCGGCGGGTCGCTCGACAACCTCCGGGCGGTCCGCGAGGCGGTCGACGTGCCCGTACTCAGGAAGGACTTCATCCTCCGCGAGGAGCAACTCGACGGGGTGGAGGCGGACGTCATCTTGCTCATCGTTCGGTTCGTCTCTGACCTCGACGGCCTGCTCACGGCCGCCCGCGAGCGGGGGTTTCAGGTGCTCGTGGAAGTTCACACCGAAGCCGAACTCGAAGCGGCCCTTGATGCGGGAGCCGACATCATCGGCATCAACAACCGCGACCTGACCTCACTGTCGGTGGACCTCGGCACCTTCGAGCGACTGGCTCCGAAGGTTCCAGACGACGTACTTTGCATCGCGGAAAGCGGCGTTTCGACGCCCGAAGACGTGGCCCGCATGCGCGAGGCCGGCGCGGACGGCCTCCTCATCGGAACCGCCATCATGGACGGCGACGTGACCGAAAACACCCGACGACTCTCTCAGCTATGA
- the lonB gene encoding ATP-dependent protease LonB encodes MSNDMETDNVSSEAEEEASPEADRDESKDELGSDVEVGAESAVVEADEDSLLGGLQISSTEDIEIPDRLVDQVIGQDHARDVIMKAAKQRRHVMMIGSPGTGKSMLAKAMSELLPKEELQDVLVYHNPDDGNEPKVRTVPAGKGEQIIEAHKEEARKRNQMRSFLMWIIIAIVIGYSLLVAQQILLGILAAGVVYLAFRYGSRSSDSMIPNLLVNNGDTKSAPFEDATGAHAGALLGDVRHDPFQSGGMETPSHDRVEAGAIHKANKGVLFIDEINTLDIRSQQHLMTAIQEGRFAITGQSERSSGAMVQTEPVPTDFVMVAAGNLDAMENMHPALRSRIKGYGYEVYMDDSIRDSPEMRRRYARFVAQEVAKDGRLPHFTDEAISEVILEARRRAGRKGHLTLRFRDLGGLVRVAGDIARAEDAPNTTREHVLQAKQRSRSIEQQLADQYIERRKDYDLTVNEGAVTGRVNGLAVMGEDSGIVLPVMAEVTPSQGPGQVIATGQLQDIAEEAVQNVSAIIKKFSDEDISEKDIHIQFVQTGQGGVDGDSASITVAAAVISALEDIPVEQNLAMTGSLSVRGDVLPVGGVTHKIEAAAKAGLKKVIIPAANEQDVMIEDEYKEQIEIIPVSHISEVLEVALAGEPEKDSLVDRLKSITGQALEKSGSRTGHGSPSPN; translated from the coding sequence ATGAGTAACGACATGGAGACTGACAACGTCTCGTCGGAAGCGGAAGAAGAGGCTTCTCCCGAGGCCGACCGAGACGAATCCAAAGACGAACTCGGCAGCGATGTCGAGGTCGGGGCCGAGTCAGCAGTTGTCGAAGCGGACGAAGACAGCTTGCTTGGTGGCCTGCAGATATCCTCCACTGAGGATATCGAAATCCCCGACAGGCTGGTCGACCAGGTCATCGGCCAGGACCACGCCCGAGACGTCATCATGAAGGCCGCAAAACAGCGGCGTCACGTCATGATGATTGGCTCACCGGGTACGGGCAAATCGATGCTCGCAAAGGCGATGAGTGAACTCCTGCCCAAAGAGGAATTACAGGACGTCCTCGTCTACCACAACCCGGACGACGGCAACGAGCCAAAGGTCCGTACCGTCCCCGCGGGCAAAGGTGAACAGATTATCGAAGCACACAAAGAGGAAGCGAGAAAGCGCAATCAGATGCGCTCGTTCCTCATGTGGATCATCATCGCCATCGTGATTGGCTACTCGCTGCTCGTCGCCCAGCAGATTCTGCTCGGCATCCTCGCAGCGGGTGTCGTCTACCTCGCGTTCCGGTACGGAAGCCGGTCGAGCGATTCGATGATTCCAAACCTGCTGGTCAACAACGGCGACACGAAGAGCGCGCCGTTCGAGGACGCGACCGGTGCACACGCCGGGGCACTCCTCGGCGACGTGCGCCACGACCCGTTCCAGTCCGGTGGGATGGAGACGCCGAGCCACGACCGCGTCGAGGCCGGTGCCATCCACAAGGCGAACAAGGGCGTGTTGTTCATCGACGAAATCAACACCCTCGACATTCGCTCCCAGCAGCACCTCATGACGGCGATTCAGGAGGGTCGGTTCGCGATTACGGGCCAGTCCGAGCGTTCCTCGGGCGCGATGGTCCAGACCGAACCCGTCCCGACGGACTTCGTCATGGTCGCAGCAGGGAACTTAGACGCGATGGAGAACATGCACCCAGCACTCCGGTCCCGTATCAAAGGGTACGGGTACGAGGTGTACATGGACGACTCCATCCGCGACTCCCCCGAGATGCGCCGCCGGTACGCCCGGTTCGTCGCACAGGAAGTCGCGAAAGACGGCCGCCTGCCACACTTCACGGACGAAGCCATCAGCGAGGTCATCCTCGAAGCCCGCCGCCGTGCGGGCCGCAAGGGTCACCTGACGCTGCGCTTCCGTGACCTCGGTGGCCTCGTCCGCGTCGCGGGTGACATCGCCCGCGCCGAGGACGCACCGAACACGACGCGCGAACACGTCCTGCAGGCAAAGCAGCGCTCGCGCTCCATCGAGCAGCAACTGGCAGACCAGTACATCGAGCGCCGCAAGGACTACGACCTCACTGTCAACGAAGGCGCGGTCACGGGCCGCGTCAACGGGCTTGCGGTCATGGGAGAGGACTCCGGTATCGTCCTCCCCGTGATGGCGGAAGTCACGCCGTCCCAGGGGCCGGGGCAGGTCATCGCGACCGGCCAGCTCCAGGACATCGCAGAGGAGGCCGTCCAGAACGTGAGCGCCATCATCAAGAAGTTCTCCGACGAGGACATCTCCGAGAAGGACATCCACATCCAGTTCGTCCAGACCGGACAGGGCGGGGTCGACGGTGACTCTGCTTCGATTACGGTCGCGGCGGCCGTCATCTCCGCGCTGGAGGACATCCCCGTCGAACAGAACCTCGCGATGACGGGCTCGCTGTCGGTCCGTGGCGACGTGCTCCCAGTCGGTGGGGTGACCCACAAAATCGAGGCGGCCGCGAAGGCCGGTCTCAAGAAGGTCATCATCCCGGCTGCGAACGAGCAGGACGTCATGATCGAAGACGAGTACAAAGAGCAGATCGAGATCATCCCGGTCAGCCACATCAGCGAAGTGCTCGAAGTCGCGCTCGCGGGCGAACCCGAGAAGGATTCGCTCGTCGACCGCTTGAAGAGCATCACCGGGCAGGCCCTCGAGAAGTCGGGGAGCCGCACGGGACACGGCAGCCCGAGTCCGAACTAA
- a CDS encoding CPBP family intramembrane glutamic endopeptidase, whose protein sequence is MAQWATFTGLVALILLLLLSLSYASRSVVSEAAPPDPAHAQPHGLTTGMLLANVAFSQGFLGVFLLLAAWVTQIPWPALGVHLPTAATVAIGLVLGALLYGTNRLGAWSMRRLGFDHGDELRELLAPKTRRGWLLLLVGVLPIIAGFEELLFRAALVGALSAGYGVSPWVLAVLSSLAFALGHGAQGVAGIVVTWALGLVLAAAFVATGSLVVVVVAHYVVNALEFVIHEGVA, encoded by the coding sequence GTGGCCCAGTGGGCGACGTTCACGGGACTCGTCGCCCTCATTTTACTCCTCTTGCTTTCACTCTCCTACGCCTCGCGTTCCGTCGTGAGCGAGGCGGCTCCACCTGACCCAGCTCACGCACAGCCCCACGGGCTAACGACGGGAATGCTGCTCGCGAACGTCGCGTTCTCGCAGGGCTTTCTCGGCGTGTTTCTGTTGCTCGCGGCGTGGGTCACACAGATTCCGTGGCCTGCTCTTGGCGTTCACCTGCCGACGGCCGCCACCGTCGCCATCGGCCTCGTGCTCGGGGCGTTGCTCTACGGGACCAATCGCCTCGGCGCGTGGTCGATGCGTCGGCTCGGCTTCGACCACGGCGACGAGTTGCGCGAACTGCTCGCCCCGAAGACGCGACGCGGCTGGCTGCTGTTGCTCGTGGGCGTCTTGCCCATCATCGCGGGTTTCGAGGAACTCCTGTTCAGAGCAGCGCTCGTCGGTGCGCTGAGTGCGGGCTACGGCGTCTCACCGTGGGTGCTGGCTGTGCTCTCGTCACTCGCATTCGCGCTGGGCCACGGCGCACAGGGCGTCGCTGGCATCGTGGTCACGTGGGCGCTCGGCCTCGTCCTCGCCGCCGCGTTCGTCGCGACGGGGAGCCTCGTCGTGGTAGTGGTCGCCCACTACGTCGTAAACGCCCTCGAATTCGTGATTCACGAGGGCGTCGCCTGA
- a CDS encoding amidohydrolase family protein yields MLELEHRFRVVDVHARLSTDEGGVSTRGRAIGPENLERELHQAGVVKAVVYPDAGEGAYLRANNAVARMSVERPFVAFARLTGTLDAEANIGARFRNLAARRKDWHTSPEDVERYAYDDRFEGFVVDPTADGLLDGEVVAQLADVSLPVLVRGGVSFPPAAVAEAFLDWDIPLILAHFGGHPLDRALMDEAISLLDSHDTLYLDTSFVRYRGLLERAIREHPDRVLFGSGAPDTHPNVSVMEILTLDVPEDAMARVFSKNPSRVVPALAP; encoded by the coding sequence ATGCTGGAACTGGAACACAGATTCCGCGTCGTAGACGTCCACGCCCGGCTCAGCACGGACGAGGGAGGTGTCAGTACACGAGGCCGAGCCATCGGGCCGGAGAACTTAGAACGGGAACTCCACCAGGCGGGCGTCGTGAAAGCCGTCGTCTACCCGGACGCCGGCGAGGGAGCCTACCTCCGGGCGAACAACGCCGTCGCCCGTATGAGCGTCGAGCGTCCGTTCGTCGCCTTCGCCAGACTCACCGGCACACTCGACGCCGAGGCGAACATCGGCGCGCGATTCCGGAATCTCGCCGCGCGCCGAAAAGACTGGCACACGTCGCCCGAGGACGTCGAACGCTACGCCTACGACGACCGGTTCGAAGGGTTCGTCGTGGACCCGACAGCAGACGGCCTCCTCGACGGTGAGGTTGTTGCCCAACTCGCCGACGTTTCGCTCCCCGTCCTCGTGCGCGGAGGGGTGTCCTTCCCACCCGCTGCCGTCGCAGAAGCGTTCCTCGACTGGGACATCCCGCTCATCCTCGCGCATTTCGGCGGCCACCCGCTCGACCGAGCGTTGATGGACGAGGCGATTTCGCTGCTCGATTCCCACGACACGCTCTACCTCGACACGAGTTTCGTCCGCTATCGCGGGCTGTTAGAACGAGCCATCCGCGAGCACCCGGACCGCGTGCTGTTCGGCAGCGGTGCCCCCGACACGCACCCGAACGTCTCGGTGATGGAGATTCTGACCCTCGACGTTCCAGAAGATGCGATGGCACGAGTGTTCTCGAAAAATCCGTCGCGGGTCGTCCCCGCGCTCGCGCCCTAA
- a CDS encoding trimeric intracellular cation channel family protein, whose translation MLSAFAVMNVVGLLAFAVTGSLKAIDEQLDVLGVFVLGTMIALGGGMTRDVLVGAVPNALQSTDDVTIALAGVVLAIFLSRTRRNWVQHSAILVPDAIGLAAFAATGALVGAEAGVSGFGVVLLATLTGVGGGLISDVLLQRVPGVLKEDFYATCAVAGGVVFWAVSEGGAGPDVAAAACAATVLALRLLALRFDWSLPRVSVS comes from the coding sequence ATGCTCTCTGCGTTCGCGGTGATGAACGTCGTCGGCCTGCTCGCGTTCGCCGTGACCGGGTCGCTCAAAGCAATCGACGAGCAACTGGACGTGCTCGGCGTCTTCGTCCTCGGGACAATGATCGCCCTCGGCGGCGGAATGACCCGCGACGTCCTCGTCGGCGCGGTTCCGAACGCGCTGCAATCGACCGACGACGTGACCATCGCGCTCGCAGGCGTGGTACTCGCAATTTTCCTCTCGCGCACTCGCAGGAACTGGGTTCAACACTCGGCGATTCTCGTCCCCGACGCCATTGGCCTCGCCGCCTTCGCCGCGACGGGGGCACTCGTCGGCGCAGAGGCGGGCGTCTCCGGATTCGGTGTCGTCCTGCTCGCGACGCTCACAGGCGTCGGTGGCGGCCTCATCTCCGACGTGTTGCTCCAGCGCGTTCCTGGCGTCCTCAAAGAGGATTTCTACGCCACCTGCGCCGTCGCCGGCGGCGTCGTGTTCTGGGCCGTCTCGGAAGGTGGGGCCGGCCCCGATGTCGCCGCGGCGGCCTGCGCCGCGACGGTGCTCGCGCTCCGGTTGTTGGCACTCAGGTTCGACTGGTCGCTCCCCCGCGTGAGCGTCTCCTGA
- a CDS encoding VOC family protein, whose protein sequence is MSPHIAPETHVGRVALRVNDLDRVVEFYSDVVGLAVLTESETAATLGAGGRPFLELTTAPDLPERGRTETGLFHTAFRVPTREALGDALHRVENQWRLSGASDHLVSEALYLNDPEGNGIEIYTDRPRETWERDEDGELLMDTLPLDLGELRELGDTDSTVPDGTDVGHIHLEVSSIPATREFYEDAVGLDSPVALPAPYGGSSLFVSAGGYHHHIGANTWNGRTDPPSGRGLDWFELVVPDEAALAAVRDQFDTAGVDVAEADGELHVHDPNGIELRIRTE, encoded by the coding sequence ATGTCACCACACATCGCCCCGGAAACCCACGTCGGCCGCGTCGCCCTTCGCGTAAACGACCTCGACCGAGTCGTCGAGTTCTACAGCGACGTCGTCGGCCTCGCCGTCCTCACAGAATCCGAAACGGCGGCGACCCTCGGCGCGGGAGGCCGACCGTTCCTCGAACTCACCACAGCCCCGGACCTCCCTGAGCGCGGACGAACCGAAACCGGCCTGTTTCACACAGCGTTTCGTGTGCCGACTCGCGAGGCACTCGGCGACGCACTCCACCGCGTGGAAAACCAGTGGCGACTCTCAGGAGCCTCGGACCACCTCGTGAGCGAAGCACTCTACCTCAACGACCCGGAGGGCAACGGCATCGAAATCTACACCGACCGCCCGCGCGAGACGTGGGAGCGCGACGAGGACGGCGAACTCCTGATGGATACGCTGCCACTCGACCTTGGTGAGTTGCGCGAGCTGGGAGACACCGACAGCACCGTCCCCGACGGTACCGACGTGGGCCACATTCACCTCGAAGTCTCCTCGATTCCGGCGACTCGGGAGTTCTACGAGGACGCGGTCGGACTCGATTCGCCCGTCGCGCTGCCCGCACCCTACGGCGGGTCGTCGCTGTTCGTCTCCGCCGGGGGCTACCACCATCACATCGGCGCGAACACCTGGAACGGGCGCACCGACCCGCCCAGCGGCCGCGGACTCGACTGGTTCGAACTCGTCGTCCCCGACGAGGCGGCGCTCGCGGCGGTTCGCGACCAGTTCGACACCGCAGGCGTGGACGTTGCCGAGGCTGACGGCGAACTTCACGTCCACGACCCGAACGGCATCGAACTCAGAATTCGCACCGAATAA
- the thsA gene encoding thermosome subunit alpha translates to MAQAFYAGGQPLFILSEGTRRTRGRDAQGSNIAAGKAVSGAVRTTLGPRGMDKMLVSSSGDVVITNDGATILNKMDIEHPAAQMIVEVSQSQEDEVGDGTTTAAVLAGELLAKAEDLLEDDVHPTTIVEGYHEAARLAHEAIDAQVMDDELDDELLEKVAESSMTGKGTGGVTADALAKTVVKAIRHVQGEKRVERDDVRIQTKVGSSSSATELVEGVILDKEPVHDNMPRKVEDATIAILDMELDVRKSHVDAEYNITSIEQLNAALDAEEGELRGYAAALKDAGVDVVFVTDGIDDRVASYLAKAGILAFKSVNKKDATAIARATGATRIGTLEDVSKDDFGHADLIHVQRFGEDELTFIEGGAAAKSVTVFVRGGTEHVVDELERALEDALDVVTASLDKGGVVPGAGATEIAIADYIRTKSAGIEGRKQLAVMAFADAVDMLPRTLAENTGMDPIDAIVDLRSRFEADGRAGIIAEGQTGVIGDPLDYGIIDPAAVKHGAVESATEAATMIVRIDDVIAAK, encoded by the coding sequence ATGGCACAAGCATTCTACGCCGGGGGTCAGCCCCTTTTCATTCTGAGCGAGGGAACGCGACGAACCCGAGGCCGCGACGCCCAGGGTTCGAACATCGCCGCGGGGAAAGCGGTAAGCGGCGCGGTCCGCACGACGCTTGGCCCACGCGGGATGGACAAGATGCTCGTTTCGTCGTCGGGTGACGTCGTCATCACCAACGACGGTGCGACCATCCTCAACAAGATGGACATCGAGCACCCGGCGGCCCAGATGATCGTCGAGGTCTCCCAGAGCCAGGAGGACGAAGTCGGCGACGGGACGACGACAGCGGCGGTTCTCGCGGGCGAACTCCTCGCGAAGGCAGAGGACCTGCTCGAAGACGACGTCCACCCCACGACCATCGTCGAGGGCTACCACGAGGCCGCTCGCCTCGCTCACGAGGCCATCGACGCACAGGTCATGGACGACGAACTCGACGACGAACTCTTAGAGAAAGTCGCCGAATCCTCGATGACCGGTAAGGGGACCGGTGGCGTCACCGCAGACGCCCTCGCAAAGACCGTGGTGAAAGCCATCCGCCACGTTCAGGGCGAAAAGCGCGTCGAACGCGACGACGTCCGCATCCAGACGAAAGTTGGGTCGTCCTCCTCGGCGACGGAGCTCGTAGAGGGAGTCATTCTCGACAAGGAACCCGTCCACGACAACATGCCTCGGAAGGTCGAAGACGCGACCATCGCCATCCTCGACATGGAACTCGACGTGCGAAAGAGCCACGTCGACGCCGAGTACAACATCACCTCCATCGAGCAGCTGAACGCCGCGCTCGACGCAGAAGAGGGTGAGCTGCGCGGCTACGCCGCCGCGCTCAAAGACGCTGGCGTGGACGTCGTCTTCGTCACCGACGGCATCGACGACCGCGTCGCCTCATACCTCGCGAAAGCCGGCATTCTCGCCTTCAAGAGCGTCAACAAGAAGGACGCGACTGCCATCGCTCGCGCGACGGGCGCGACCCGCATCGGCACGCTCGAAGACGTCTCCAAAGACGACTTCGGTCACGCCGACCTCATTCACGTCCAGCGCTTTGGCGAGGACGAACTCACCTTCATCGAGGGTGGCGCGGCCGCGAAGTCCGTCACCGTCTTCGTCCGCGGCGGAACCGAGCACGTCGTCGACGAACTCGAACGCGCCTTAGAGGACGCCCTGGACGTGGTGACTGCCTCCCTCGACAAGGGTGGCGTCGTCCCCGGCGCGGGGGCGACCGAAATCGCCATCGCCGACTACATCCGCACCAAGTCCGCGGGTATCGAGGGTCGCAAGCAACTCGCGGTCATGGCCTTCGCCGACGCCGTCGACATGCTTCCACGAACTCTCGCAGAGAACACCGGGATGGACCCAATCGATGCAATCGTCGACCTCCGCTCGCGCTTCGAGGCCGACGGCCGCGCCGGCATCATCGCCGAGGGCCAGACGGGCGTCATCGGCGACCCGCTCGACTACGGTATTATCGACCCGGCGGCCGTCAAGCACGGGGCGGTCGAATCAGCGACCGAAGCCGCGACCATGATCGTCCGCATCGACGACGTCATCGCCGCGAAGTAA
- a CDS encoding nicotinamide-nucleotide adenylyltransferase: protein MTRGFFIGRFQPFHNGHYAMVERIAEEVDELVLGIGSAGDSHTTNDPFTAGERIMMITKALTDMDLVTYAVPIEDLDRNSVWVSHVQSMSPTFDVAYSNNPLVVRLFKEAGVEVRQSPMFNRAVFEGTEVRARMIEGKNWEELVPEAVTEVVEEIDGIDRIQHVSDTDANDE, encoded by the coding sequence ATGACTCGCGGGTTCTTCATCGGCCGCTTCCAGCCGTTTCACAACGGGCACTACGCGATGGTCGAACGCATCGCAGAAGAGGTAGACGAACTCGTTCTCGGCATCGGGAGCGCCGGTGACAGCCACACCACCAACGACCCCTTCACCGCGGGCGAGCGCATCATGATGATAACGAAGGCGCTCACCGACATGGACCTCGTCACCTACGCCGTGCCCATCGAGGACTTAGACCGCAACTCCGTCTGGGTGAGCCACGTCCAGAGCATGAGTCCGACCTTCGACGTCGCCTACTCGAACAACCCACTCGTCGTCCGCCTGTTCAAAGAAGCGGGCGTCGAAGTGCGCCAGTCGCCGATGTTCAACCGCGCCGTCTTCGAGGGCACGGAAGTCCGTGCACGGATGATAGAGGGCAAAAACTGGGAGGAACTCGTCCCAGAGGCGGTGACTGAGGTCGTCGAAGAAATCGACGGCATCGACCGCATTCAGCACGTAAGCGACACGGACGCAAACGACGAATGA
- a CDS encoding MGMT family protein, whose product MDESAGIYARESDYLDRFVQIGVASGRVISVSFPDKAPADANPDHPVLDRIFAYLEGVQESFDTVDVALTVPTAHRRVLDTVRQIPYGQQYTVERIARMTPKLDPQDDADLTLVRTALDENPTPILIPDHRVRDGPSAAPPEIEQKLRSLEGL is encoded by the coding sequence ATGGACGAGTCTGCTGGTATCTACGCCCGCGAATCCGACTACTTAGACCGGTTCGTACAAATCGGCGTCGCGAGCGGCCGAGTCATCTCGGTTTCGTTCCCCGATAAAGCGCCAGCGGACGCGAACCCCGACCACCCGGTCCTCGACCGTATCTTCGCCTACCTCGAAGGCGTCCAGGAGTCGTTCGACACCGTCGACGTGGCGCTTACGGTCCCTACCGCCCACCGGCGCGTGCTCGACACGGTCCGACAGATTCCCTACGGCCAACAGTACACCGTCGAGCGAATCGCTCGAATGACCCCCAAACTGGACCCACAGGACGACGCCGACCTGACGCTCGTCAGAACCGCCCTCGACGAAAATCCGACACCCATCCTGATTCCGGACCACCGGGTGCGCGACGGGCCGAGTGCTGCACCACCGGAAATCGAGCAGAAGCTTCGCTCGCTCGAAGGGCTGTAG
- the trpB gene encoding tryptophan synthase subunit beta has product MSDAPAKFGEYGGQYVPEVLMPAIEELTDAYERYVLDNEDGFMDDFRARLRDFGGRPTPLQHAAQLSERYGTDVYLKREDLVHGGAHKLNNALGQVLLAKYMGKERIVAETGAGQHGTATAMAAAHLGMDCEVYMGRRDITRQRPNVFRMRINGSAVNPVDVGRGTLKEAINETMRDWATNVEDTHYVIGSVVGPHPFPRMVRDFQSVISEEAREQIREKTGGLPDSVVACAGGGSNTMGAFHNFVPDENVSLYAVEAGGSSLDVDEEAGVAPNSASLSTGSVGVLHGACTRLLQSRDGQILESHSISSGLDYAGVGPELAYLVDSGRVTPVTVPDDAALEAFHRFSQEEGVIPALETAHAIAYLETADDLGDSVIVNVSGRGDKDLESVLEETAQRDLANAPEMGVFE; this is encoded by the coding sequence ATGAGTGACGCACCCGCAAAATTCGGCGAATACGGCGGCCAGTACGTCCCGGAAGTGCTGATGCCCGCCATCGAGGAACTGACCGACGCGTACGAACGGTACGTGCTCGACAACGAAGACGGCTTCATGGACGACTTTCGTGCCCGATTGCGCGACTTCGGCGGCCGGCCGACCCCGCTCCAGCACGCAGCGCAACTCAGCGAGCGGTACGGAACCGACGTCTACCTCAAACGCGAGGACCTCGTCCACGGCGGGGCGCACAAACTGAACAACGCGCTCGGACAGGTACTGCTGGCCAAATACATGGGCAAAGAGCGCATCGTCGCCGAAACTGGGGCCGGCCAGCACGGCACGGCGACGGCGATGGCTGCGGCCCACCTCGGCATGGACTGTGAAGTCTACATGGGCCGCCGAGACATCACCCGCCAGCGGCCGAACGTGTTCCGCATGCGAATCAACGGTTCCGCGGTCAACCCCGTGGACGTGGGGCGCGGAACCCTGAAGGAGGCCATCAACGAAACGATGCGCGACTGGGCGACCAACGTCGAAGACACCCACTACGTCATCGGCTCGGTGGTCGGTCCCCACCCCTTCCCGCGGATGGTCCGTGACTTCCAGTCGGTCATCAGCGAAGAGGCGCGCGAGCAAATTCGCGAGAAAACCGGTGGCCTGCCCGACAGCGTCGTCGCCTGCGCTGGCGGCGGGTCGAACACGATGGGCGCGTTCCACAACTTCGTCCCCGACGAGAACGTATCCCTCTACGCCGTCGAAGCCGGTGGCTCCAGCCTCGACGTGGACGAAGAGGCAGGCGTCGCCCCGAACTCCGCGTCGCTCTCGACGGGGTCTGTCGGCGTGCTCCACGGCGCGTGCACTCGCCTGCTCCAGTCGCGCGACGGCCAGATTCTCGAATCCCACAGCATCAGTTCGGGCCTCGACTACGCCGGCGTCGGCCCGGAACTCGCCTACCTCGTCGACAGCGGGCGTGTGACGCCGGTGACGGTCCCCGACGACGCCGCCCTCGAAGCGTTCCACCGCTTCTCCCAGGAGGAGGGCGTCATTCCGGCCCTCGAAACCGCCCACGCCATCGCCTACCTCGAAACGGCAGACGACCTCGGTGACTCGGTCATCGTGAACGTCTCAGGCCGGGGCGACAAGGACTTAGAATCGGTGTTAGAGGAGACTGCCCAGCGTGACCTTGCGAACGCCCCGGAGATGGGGGTGTTCGAATGA
- a CDS encoding S-adenosyl-l-methionine hydroxide adenosyltransferase family protein, with protein MITLSSDFGSPYPAAMKGVILQQTDTRLVDVSHEFPRQDVRAAAFWLREVLPYFPPAVHLVVVDPGVGTDRKAIAVRAGDHLLVGPDNGVLLPVARRLAADFSVFELDAGRPKSTTFHGRDVFAPWAAKLHDVGVESIDDLPGVTRTDAYVNERFPEPTITDDGATGEVLVVDDFGNVITNIPGHVLDGRKMVTVNDQPIPIGETFAAVGMGAKVVTVGSHENVELAVNQGRGDEAFALGPGDDVTLSW; from the coding sequence ATGATTACGCTGAGTTCAGACTTCGGTTCGCCGTATCCCGCCGCGATGAAGGGCGTCATCCTCCAGCAGACGGACACCCGGCTGGTAGACGTTTCCCACGAGTTTCCGCGACAGGATGTCCGCGCTGCCGCGTTCTGGTTGCGCGAAGTGCTGCCCTACTTCCCGCCCGCCGTCCACCTCGTCGTCGTCGACCCCGGCGTCGGCACCGACCGGAAGGCCATCGCCGTCCGCGCGGGCGACCACCTCCTCGTCGGCCCCGACAACGGCGTCCTGCTCCCGGTCGCCCGACGACTGGCAGCAGACTTCTCCGTGTTCGAACTCGACGCAGGACGACCGAAGAGTACGACGTTCCACGGTCGAGACGTGTTCGCGCCCTGGGCGGCGAAACTCCACGATGTCGGCGTCGAATCAATCGACGACCTCCCGGGCGTGACGCGAACTGACGCGTACGTCAACGAACGCTTCCCCGAACCGACGATAACCGACGACGGTGCGACGGGCGAAGTACTCGTCGTGGACGACTTTGGCAACGTGATTACGAACATCCCCGGGCACGTCCTCGACGGCCGCAAGATGGTCACGGTGAACGACCAGCCCATCCCGATTGGCGAGACGTTCGCCGCCGTCGGCATGGGCGCGAAGGTCGTCACCGTCGGCAGCCACGAGAACGTCGAACTGGCCGTCAATCAGGGACGTGGCGACGAGGCGTTCGCGCTCGGCCCGGGCGACGACGTAACCCTTTCCTGGTGA